Part of the Hevea brasiliensis isolate MT/VB/25A 57/8 chromosome 16, ASM3005281v1, whole genome shotgun sequence genome is shown below.
GGGCAAAAAAATTATGTTGGTGGGGTTAGCACTTTCTGCCAAGTCAATACGGAAAGCAATAAATGGAGAAAAAAATTAAGCCTTTGAAAAGTCTCTACACAAAATCTGACTTTTTAGCCTAATTTAATAATAACAGAAAAAATTTAGCTTCAAAATTGGAAACAAAACAGAGAGAGCACCACAccctttaataaaattataataattttattaaaatatactaAATAATATATTCTACATATGAGATGTTGAAGTACTAATCCCCACATACTAAGGCGTTTGAAAGATAGCATACAGTATTACATCACACTGCAAGTGATGTGAGATctctaaattatattaattttgttCAAGACCAAAAATGAATATTGTAAGTTATTtttcataagaaaaaaaaacattttaattGCATTCacacaataaattttttaaaatgaaaaactatattactaattattttgtgcttttaatttatcaaatatatatatatatataataaataaaattaatatctccAGCCTGTAGAGATAGTTGCATCTGTAGTTATAGACGTGCAAAATCTAGAATTAAATGCCATTTATCAGTAACTGATAACGCTTGTAGTGCTGGTGCTGGAGATTTCAACGTGGCTGTCCATGTGACCATCCGCCAAAGATATTTAAGAACGGAAATACCCTCAACTTTAGCCAAATATTATGTGGAGAGAAGACAAAGAGGAGAAGGAATATATgggtaatgtaaatagcaaatgaCAAGAGAAACGAGGCATTAAACGACAATAAGCAGTGAACTGAAAGATGTGTATGCATAGAGAATAACGTAGTAGTAATGTACCTGCGACGTTGATATTCTCAACAATGTAAAGAACGTTATCCTCATTGATCTCTCCCTTCTGCTGTGAGTCCAAAATATGATCTATCGCGCATTTCAACCCTTCATTGTTCATGCTCTTGGTGCTTGAAAGTTTCCTGTTCAAGTAgacaatataaatttatttttttcttattgtTTAAATACattcttataattaaaaattctgtttaaatttaaaaggaaaaagcttttaattttaaataatatttttttttagaaaaatttattttactaaataaaattaaattataatgttttattattaatattattaattataaatattatattgatTGAGTATAGATATGCCACGAGCTCTCCATAGATTCCACTGAAAAGAATTTGCCAAAACAAAATTACGCTcaaaataaatgatattttataatttaatttttgaaatataataaaaattataatttaattttccaagttttataaaaaataattaacctttaaaatatatttttattaataaataatagaattaatttattataaacattaaaataaagtgtttaaattattgaaaaagtgaaatataatatattaaattatttataatttacaatttattaattataaagttttattaaaataatcattttaataataaaagtaaaagtaaaaaattaattaatttctaaaaaaataaaaaataaaggcaTTTAATTTTTTGGCGCCCTCATTCTTcatcatcataaatttatttacttatttttataggataaaaaaataagaaaaaaaaaatacttactTCCTCTCTTCAACAAAGTAGTCCTTGAAGAGCTGCAATCTCATGTCCTTCACTTCCTTACAAATCTTCAAGTAACCTCTCAAGAAAGGTCTCAAAATGGGAATAAAATCACCATAATTATACTCAAAGCTCTGAGCCAATCTACTCCTCTCTCCATTCAAAGCCTTCAGCTTCACAAACAATGGATCCTCCACGCTCTCAAATCTCCTGTCAAACATAATCCTGTACATATTATTATACATCATCAGCTGCAACCGCCGCCTCAACACAATACCACTTGTGGCAGCCTCTGGGTTCTTCTTCACATCCTCCACCACTTTCGTCGCCTCGTCTTCCCACCCATATCGATACTGCTGAACAACCTTGTTTGTGAAAAATGGAACTGTCATAATCCGCCTCATCTTCCTCCAGTGCTCACCGTACACGGTGAACACCATGTCTTGTCCCTTACCGGTGAAAATATCAAAGACAACATTCCGGGCTCTTGACCCGAACTCAACACCTTGAGTATGTAAAACCTCCCTAGCTAACTCCGGTGAAGAGACAACTGCGAGATTACGTTGCCCCATACGGAGAAGCAAGATGTCACCGAATTTCTTAGCGAGTTCTGTGAGGTTGCGGTGGTTCAAGTCATCGCCGACTTGAAGCCAGTTGCCAAAAACTGGCACAGGTAAAGGACCCGGCGGGAGCTTAAAACGCTTGCCGCGTAATTTAGAAACGACAATGGCCACGATAAAAGCAAAGAAGAGACCCAAAAGGGTCTTCTCTAGGAGGAGGAGATCCATGGCAGAAGCAATTTGATTGATCAGAGAAGGCGAGATAGGTGGTGGGTGTGGTAAGCAGTGAGAGAGGCGTTGGGTATTTTATAATGAAGGTGGAGGTTAAGTTTGATGGGCACGTTAGATGACTCGTGTGGCTATGGTGCTGGAGAGGAGTGGGTGAATTGA
Proteins encoded:
- the LOC110665143 gene encoding trans-cinnamate 4-monooxygenase is translated as MDLLLLEKTLLGLFFAFIVAIVVSKLRGKRFKLPPGPLPVPVFGNWLQVGDDLNHRNLTELAKKFGDILLLRMGQRNLAVVSSPELAREVLHTQGVEFGSRARNVVFDIFTGKGQDMVFTVYGEHWRKMRRIMTVPFFTNKVVQQYRYGWEDEATKVVEDVKKNPEAATSGIVLRRRLQLMMYNNMYRIMFDRRFESVEDPLFVKLKALNGERSRLAQSFEYNYGDFIPILRPFLRGYLKICKEVKDMRLQLFKDYFVEERKKLSSTKSMNNEGLKCAIDHILDSQQKGEINEDNVLYIVENINVAAIETTLWSIEWGIAELVNHPEIQKKLRDELDTVLGPGHQVTEPDTHKLPYLQAVIKETLRLRMAIPLLVPHMNLHDATLKGFDIPAESKILVNAWWLANNPAHWKNPGEFRPERFLEEESNVEANGNDFRYLPFGVGRRSCPGIILALPILGITLGRLVQNFELLPPPGQSNLDTTEKGGQFSLHILKHSTIVAKPRSF